A portion of the Sus scrofa isolate TJ Tabasco breed Duroc chromosome 5, Sscrofa11.1, whole genome shotgun sequence genome contains these proteins:
- the CAPZA3 gene encoding F-actin-capping protein subunit alpha-3, giving the protein MSLSVLSRKEKEKAIRRLLIQAPPGEFVNAFDDLCLLIRDEKLMHHQGECAGHQHCQKYSVPLSIDGNAVLLSHHNVVGDYRFFDYQSKLSFKFDLLQNQLKDIQSHGIIRNETEYLRTVVLCALKLYVNDHYPKGNCNVLRKTVKNKEFLIACIEDHSYNSDFWNGLWKSKWIFQINPFLTQVTGRIFVQAHFFRCVNLHVEISKDLKESLEVVNQAQLALNFARLVEEQENKFQAAVLEELQELSNEALRRIIRRDLPVTRTLIDWQRILSDLNLVMYPKLGYVIYSRSVLCNWII; this is encoded by the coding sequence ATGTCACTTAGCGTTCTgagtaggaaagagaaagaaaaagcaattcgCAGACTCTTAATACAGGCTCCTCCAGGGGAATTTGTAAATGCCTTTGATGATCTCTGTCTGCTTATCCGTGATGAAAAACTTATGCACCATCAAGGTGAATGCGCAGGCCACCAACACTGCCAAAAATATTCTGTACCACTCAGCATCGATGGAAATGCCGTTCTCCTGTCTCACCACAATGTAGTGGGTGACTACCGATTTTTTGACTACCAAAGCAAACTTTCTTTCAAATTTGATCTGCTTCAAAACCAGTTAAAAGATATCCAAAGTCACGGCATTATTCGGAATGAGACGGAGTACCTGAGGACTGTTGTGCTGTGTGCCTTGAAACTGTATGTGAATGATCACTATCCAAAAGGAAACTGCAATGTGCTGAGAAAAACAGTGAAGAATAAGGAATTCTTGATTGCTTGCATTGAAGATCACAGCTACAATTCAGATTTCTGGAATGGTCTTTggaaatcaaaatggattttCCAAATAAATCCATTTCTAACCCAAGTAACAGGAAGAATTTTTGTACAAGCTCACTTCTTCAGGTGTGTCAACCTTCACGTTGAAATCTCCAAGGACTTGAAAGAAAGCTTGGAAGTAGTCAATCAAGCTCAACTGGCTCTAAATTTTGCAAGGCTTGTGgaagagcaagaaaataaattccaagCTGCAGTCTTAGAAGAATTACAGGAGTTATCGAATGAAGCCCTGAGAAGAATTATACGAAGAGATCTTCCAGTGACCCGCACTCTTATTGACTGGCAGAGGATACTCTCTGACTTGAATCTGGTGATGTATCCTAAATTAGGATATGTCATTTATTCAAGAAGTGTGTTATGCAACTGGATAATATAA